Proteins encoded by one window of bacterium:
- a CDS encoding BMC domain-containing protein: MAQEALGMIETKGFVGAVEAADAMVKAANVKMIGKVAIGGGLVTVLVRGDVGAVKAATDAGAAAAEKVGELISVHVIPRPHQDVEMLLPGRSDK, encoded by the coding sequence ATGGCACAAGAAGCGTTGGGCATGATCGAAACAAAAGGATTTGTCGGCGCCGTTGAGGCGGCTGATGCGATGGTGAAAGCGGCCAATGTCAAGATGATCGGCAAAGTGGCGATCGGCGGCGGTCTGGTCACCGTGCTGGTGCGCGGCGATGTGGGCGCGGTCAAAGCGGCTACGGATGCTGGCGCGGCGGCAGCGGAAAAAGTGGGCGAGCTGATCTCCGTTCATGTCATCCCCAGACCTCATCAGGACGTGGAGATGTTGCTGCCTGGCAGGTCCGACAAATAG